GAGATAGATGATCGGATGGGCATAGGGCGCGGCGGCGGCACGAATGTCGACGATGCCCATGAGCGGGAACAGGATCATCGGCAGGAGCGACGTCGCCGGAATGGGGATCGGTTCCGAAATCCACCAGACGGCCATCAAGGCGGCTACACCGGCTGTGTGCCAGCCGAGCTGGCTCAAGCCCTCAGGGGCGGGAACGACAAAGGTCGTCAGAAGCAGGGCCGGGCCGAGCAGCCACCCAACGATCTGTCGGCGGCCGAAGCCAACTTTATGCCCTTCCACGCTCTCCATCGGATCAACCCGTGTTACTGGCGCTGAAGCGCGGCGGCGGTCTTTGCCTCATTCTTCGCGTAGTTCCTGAAAGCGGAGAAGACGCCCATCTTGGGGTCGGGGTCCTTGCCCTCCCCCATGCGCAGAAGCTGCAGGCAGAACCAGCCCTGCTGTCCCCAGCCATTCATCGCCTTGACGAGATTGAACCGGCTGTGCGGACCCAGAATGCCCGGACCGATGCGGAGCGTCTTTTCATAGGCGGGTGTTGCCTGTGCGGCGCCGGAGAGAAGCATGGCGGGAATGGCCGGGTCGACGCAGAGGGGGCGCGCGAGGCCGACGACGTCGATAGTGCCGGATTTCAAGGCAGCGTTCATGCCTGCCAGCGTCCTGAAGCCACCGGTGACCATCAGCGGCATCGTTACCGCGGCGCGGATGTCTTTCGCATATTCGAGGAAGTAGGCCTCGCGCGCTATCGTGCTTTCCTTGCGCGTTTCGGATTTCTCCGGATGAAGCGTCATATCGTCGAGGCCTACCAGGCGCGGCTGCTCATAGGTGCCGCCGGAAATTTCCAGCAAGTCGAGACCCTCGGCGTTGAGCCATGCCGCAACCCGGATCGCATCTTCATGGCTGAAGCCGCCGCGCTGGAAGTCGGCGGAATTGAGTTTCACGGAGATGGGGAAGTCGGCGCCGACAGCGGCGCGTATCGCACGCACTACCTCCAGCAGAAGGCGTGCACGATTTTCCAGACTGCCACCCCATTCATCGGTGCGGACATTCACATCAGGTGAGAGGAATTCGGAAATCAGGTAGCCATGCGCGCCATGCACCTGAATGCCGGTGAAGCCGGTGTCGCGGGCGACAGTGGCCGCGAATGCGAAGCGGCGGATAACATTTTCGATTTCAGCGCCCGTCATCGCGCGCGGCGTTCCAAACTGTCCGCCCGGCATCGCGAGTGGCGTTGCAGAGGGCGCAAGCGGCTCCTTGTTGACGGATGCGGGCGTCTGGCGTCCTGCATGCGAAATCTGCATCCAGAGATGCGTATCGTTCACCGTTCCCGCTTTCGCATAATTGCGAAGCGCCGCGATGGCCTCATTCGATTGCGGACCGTCAATGGCCACATTGCCGGGGCGCTCCATGCAGCGCCGGTCGATCTGCACATTGCCGGTGAGAAGCATTCCGGCGCCGCCCTCCGCCCAGCGGCGGTAGAGCCGGGCGTGTCCCTCGGTCGCGCGGTTCAGGGAGTCGCCCAGCCCCTCGGTCATGGCTCCCTTGGCGATCCGGTTCTTCAGCGTGGCGCCGCAAGGCAGCGTCAGCGGCGACGAGATATCGACATTATCAAACATGGGGTTCCCATAAGCCTGCCAGGTTTTTTGCGACTTTGACACAAGCCGGGCGCGGCGCCAACGGAACCCTTCCGGGGAGGTGTCCGTTGTATGGCCACGAGACAATTCTCGATCTCACAATTTTTGGTGATGCCATGACGCAAGGCAAACATAGCCTCTGCGAGGAGTTTCGCGCCTTCGTTCGACAAACCGAGTTCCCCTGTGTGGGGGCGAAATCCGCCTTGTCCCGGGATCAGCTGGTGCTGATGACGGCGGCGGACATAAGGTGCCCCGCAGACGACCGGAAAATTGTCGACGGGATATATGCTTTTCTGCGTGAACATGAAGCGCGGCCCCGCCTTTTCACGAGCTTCGCCGTGGTCTTTCAGGGGCCGCAAGATCTTGGCGAGATGCAATTTGAACAGCATCTCTGGGAGCGGTTAAGTGCGCTGCACAAGCTTGACGCTGAAGATTTTGCGTGGAGCGACGAGGTGAGCGCCGATCCGAACTCTCCCGACTTCGGCTTCAGCCTTGGAGGACATGCGTTTTTTATTGTCGGCCTGCACCCGGGTTCCAGCCGGACCGCGAGACGGCTTCCGCATCCGGCAATCGTGTTCAACCTGCACGAACAGTTTCAAAATCTCCGCCAGAACGGGCAATATAATCGCATTAAGGAAACCATCATTCATCGCGATGCAAAACTGGATGGAGCGCCGAACCCCATGATCGCCGAACACGGCACTGTGAGCGAAGCGCGGCAATATAGCGGGCGTCCCGTCAGCGGGCGTTGGCGCTGCCCCTTTGCGCGCTGATGAGCGAGATAAAGCGCATACCGCCCCGGTCTGGCGTAGCATTCGTATTGCCACGGGGAGCGCGTCTCAAGGTGACGGATCCACAGGGAGAACAGGTGGCCGACCTCGTTGCCTACAACAGGGATGACACCGGCGAGGTGTTGTCGAACGGGCGGACACTCGATTACCTGAGCAAGATTTATCTGACAGCCGGCGACCCCGTCTATTCCAACCGCAGCCGCATCATGTTCGAGATCGTGGAAGACAAGGTCGGACGGCACGACTTCCTGCTGACGCCCTGCTCCGCCGACACATTCCGCATCATCTATGGGGATAAAAATCCTCACCGCGGCTGCTTCGGCAATCTCGCAGAGGCGCTCGCTCCCTATGGGATCGGGCCGGACCGGATACCGACGGCTTTCAATATATTCATGAATGTGCCCATCGATTCCGAAACCGGCGTGCTGAAAGTCGAGCCGCCGCTGAGCCGCGCGGGCGATTATCTCGTGATCGAGGCGAAAATGGACATCATCGTCGGGCTTACGGCCTGTTCCGCGGAACAGTCCAACAACTATGCCTTCAAGCCAATCGACTACGAGATTACCGAAGCCGATTAAGCTGGCCTCACGGCAGCTGGAATGGCAAAAGTCGCAAGATTGGCGCAGCCTCTTCCGCGCCCTACAATCGCGATTGATTCTCCCACATAAAGTTTCGAGCCCATGGCCGCCCGCAAGACGAGCAAATCCGACGATACAGACGACCTTTTTGCCGCCGCTCCGAAGGCGGCAAAACCTGCGAGAGCTCCGAAAGGGGCGCCGCGGGACGATGGCACCTATTCCGCGAAGGATATCGAGGTTCTGGAGGGGCTTGAGCCCGTGCGGCGGCGGCCGGGCATGTATATCGGCGGCACCGACGAGAAGGCATTGCATCACCTTTTCGCGGAAGTGCTCGACAACTCCATGGACGAGGCCGTTGCCGGCCATGCCAACTGGATTGAAGTCACGGTGTCGGAGGATGGAAGCCTGACCGTCGCGGATAACGGTCGCGGTATTCCCGTGGACCCGCATCCGAAGTTCAAGAACAAGTCGGCGCTGGAAGTCATTCTCACGACACTCCACTCCGGCGGGAAGTTCGGCGGCAAGGCCTATGAGACATCGGGCGGCCTGCACGGCGTCGGTGTATCGGTGGTGAACGCGCTGTCGGACCGTTTCGAGGTCGAGGTCGCACGCGACCAGACACTTTACACGCAGAGCTACGCTCGCGGCGTACCAACAACCAAGCTCACGGACAAGGGGCGCACTCAGAACCGCCGCGGAACGAAAATTACGTTCCATCCGGATGCCGACATCTTCGGCAAAGGCGCGCATTTCATTCCCAAGCGTCTCTACAAGATGGCACGTTCCAAAGCCTATCTTTTCGGCGGCGTCGAAATCCGCTGGAACTGCGCGCCATCGCTCATCGGCGAGAAGGACGATACGCCGGTAAATGATGTGCTGCATTTCCCGGGCGGTCTCGTCGATTACCTCAAGGCATCGATCAACGGCTACGACACGGTAACGGCGGAACCCTTTACCGGAAAAGTCTCGCGGGCGGGAAGCCATGGCTCGGTGGAATGGGCAATCGCCTGGTTTGGCGGCGGTGACGGATTTCTCAACTCCTATTGCAACACCGTGCCCACGGCTGAGGGCGGTACACACGAAGCGGGACTGCGCGCGGCACTGACCAAAGGCCTGAAGGCCTATGCAGATATGGTGGGCAACAAGAAGGCGGCACAGATACAAGCCGAAGATGTTCTCGGGACAGCCGGCGCCATGCTTTCAGTGTTCATTCGCGAACCCGAATTCCAGGGGCAGACGAAGGAAAAACTGGCGAGCGCGGAAGCGCAGCGTTTGGTCGAGCGGGCCATCGGCGACCATTTCGACCATTGGCTTACAGCCGCACCTCAACAGGCAAACAAGCTGCTCGACTGGGTGATCGATCGCGCCGACGACCGGCTTCGCCGGCGGCAAGAGAAGGACGTGGCACGCAAGAGCGCAACGCGGAAACTGCGCCTGCCGGGCAAGCTTGCCGATTGCAGTCAGTCGGCTGCTGACGGATCGGAGATATTTCTCGTCGAAGGTGACAGCGCCGGCGGCTCGGCAAAGCAGGCGCGCGACCGCGCAAGCCAGGCGATCCTGCCTCTACGGGGCAAGATATTGAACGTGGCAAGCGCAAGCGGAGCGAAACTCGCGCAGAGCCAGCAGATTTCCGACCTCATTCAGGCGCTAGGCGTCCGCACGGGATCGCATTACCGGCAGGCCGACCTCCGCTATGACAAGGTCATCATCATGACCGACGCCGACGTGGACGGAGCACACATAGCCTCGCTTCTTATTACATTCTTCTATCGCGAGCTTCCGGAGCTTATTCGAGAGGGACATCTCTATATGGCGGTGCCGCCGCTCTACAAGCTGACGCAAGGCGGCAAGACCCTCTATGCTCGTGACGATGCGCACAAGGACGAACTGCTCAAGGCGGAGTTTTCCGGTCGCGGCAAGGTTGAGATCAGCCGCTTCAAAGGGCTTGGCGAAATGATGCCCGCTCAGTTGAAGGAGACGACCATGGCGCGCGGCAAGCGAACGCTGATGCGAGTGGTTGTTCCCGAAGCTGAAGCGAAAGAGACGAGCGGTGCCATCGAGCGGTTGATGGGAAACAAACCGGAGCTCCGTTTCCAGTTCATCCAAGAGCATGCGGCTTTCGCTCACGATCTCGACATCTAGCCGGTTTGCCGCGCACCAGCCAAAGGTACTGCTTTCTCCGAAGTTCGCAAAACGCGGCCGGAGGGGAAGACGAGCGTAACTGTTGTGCCCTTGCCCACCATGCTGCGCACCATTAGCCGGCCGCCATGCATATCCATCATCGCCTTGGCCAGCGGCAGCCCCAAGCCCGTACCGGGGTGTTTGCGCGACAAGGCGCTGCCGGATTGTCCGAAAGGTGTCAATGCCACCTTCACTTCGTCCGGCGACATACCAATGCCGGTATCCGATATCGAGACTACAAGATTGCCGTTCGGTCGATGTTCAGCAGCGACAGTTACCGAACCTCCGCGTTCCGTGAACTTGATTGCATTCGAAAGAACGTTGATGAGGACCTGCCTCACCATACGCTCAACCCCTACCAGATAAGCCGATGTTTCGGCGGCTGCCGTGGAGAGACTTATCTCCTGACGCTCCGCAAGAGAACGCACCATACGCTCGGCACAATCGATCGCCGACCGAACCGAGAACTCGGCCTCCTGCTCCATCGTTCCGTGACCGGCGTCGATTTTGGCGAGATCGAGTATGTCATTGATAATAGAAAGAAGGTGAATGCCGCTCTCGTTTATATCCTTCGCATAGTCCTGGTAACGGGAATTGCCAACCGACCCAAAACGCTGAAATCGAATTATGTCGGAAAAGCCAATGATGGCATTGAGCGGCGTACGCAGCTCATGGCTCATATTCGCCAGAAAATTCGATTTGGCCTCATTGGCACGCTCGGCATTGTCAAAGGCCCATGCCAGACGTTCTGTCATCTTGCGCAGCGTACGGCGCGACGTTTTCAGTTCACGGATGATGAACTGCGAATAGATAATGATTGGAAACCCGACAAGTATCGTAACGATCACCGTCGAGATCACAATCTGGCCCGTGAAATCGATAAGACCAATTCGGCTCAGTATCCAATTTAAGCCCAGGGCCATAATTACGGCAGCAGCCGTCAGGAGCGCGCTCGTCGTCCATGCAGAAAGCCGCCCGAGGAGGCGATCGACGGCAGACAGCACTCCGCCTCGCCGTTGCCCCTTCCCGGCTGCCCCAAAGGCCTCCGCCAGCGCGCCGCGTTCAGTTTTGGATGCGTGCTCGTAGGTCATGTTGAAAGGACCTTGCCGTCCCTTGTTGTTTCCGAAGAGTGCACGACAAGCATTAACTTTCGGAAAACCGCTGCCCCTCTCGCGGCCAAGAGTGCTTCCTTCGCCATATGCGGGCTTTTTGGGCCATAAACCGCCTCCTCCTCCCGGCCCCGGCGCCGTCGCAACGGCCGTTCAGTTGACAATTTGTCGATAATCCCTATGTTCCGCGCATACTTGCGGATCGGCGCGACCGCGGAACAACGCGCCAAGAGCTGCTCCCCCTCCCGATCCGTCGCGGAGGTTCCCGTCCACGGCCCTGAAAGTGGGCCACCCGCGGGCAGCACATCAACGGTGTATAGGGCTTCCTGAATGACATTTGACGAACTCGGCCTCGCGCCAGAGGTATTGAAAGCTGTATCCGAAACCGGATACACGGAACCGACGCCTATCCAGGCGCAGGCAATTCCACATGTTCTGGCGGGGCGCGACGTGCTGGGCATCGCCCAGACCGGTACGGGCAAAACGGCTTCCTTCACGCTTCCGATGATCGACAAGCTGTCGCGCGGACGTGCGAGGGCACGGATGCCCCGGTCACTGATCCTCGAGCCGACGCGCGAACTAGCCGCGCAGGTCGCCGAAAATTTCGAAACCTACGGCAAGTATAACAAGCTCTCGATGGCCCTTCTTATTGGTGGGGTCTCCTTCGGTGACCAGGAAAAGAAGCTGGATCGCGGGGTAGACGTCCTCATCGCAACACCAGGCCGCCTCCTCGACCATTGCAATCGTGGCAAGGTACTGCTGACGGGGGTGCAAATTCTCGTGATTGATGAAGCTGACCGCATGCTGGATATGGGGTTCATTCCCGATATTGAGGAAATCTGCAAAAAGCTTCCCTTCACGCGCCAGACACTCTTCTTTTCTGCAACGATGCCGCCTGAAATCCAGCGGCTGACCGACACGTTCCTGCACAATCCCGAACGGATCGAAGTGGCGAGAGCGTCCTCCACCAGCGCAAACATCAAGCAAGTGCTGCTGAAGACGACGCGGGATGGAAAACGCGACGTGCTTCAACGGATGATCGAGGAAGACAACGTCAAGAACGCAATCATTTTCTGCAATCGCAAGCGCGACGTTTCGGTGCTGGAACGGGCGCTCTCGAAAAGCGGGCTTTCAGCTGGCGCAATCCATGGCGATCTCGATCAGTCGACGCGAACCCGGACGCTGGACGGCTTCCGCAACGGCACAATTCGCCTTCTGGTCGCAAGCGATGTAGCCGCACGCGGCCTGGACATTCCCGATGTCAGCCATGTGTTCAACTACGACGTACCAAGCCATGCGGAGGATTATGTACACCGCATAGGGCGGACTGGACGCGCCGGCAAGAGCGGCACTGCCGTGACACTTTCGACGCGTGAAGACGGCAAGTATCTTGCTGCGATCGAAAAGCTGATCGGCAACCCAATCCCTTCAGGCGACGTGGACGTTCCTGCGGCACCGGCAGAAGCCGACGCTTCGCCAGCAGTGGCGGCGGAAGCAAGCACCGAGATGTCCGTCGACGAGCCCAAGGAAGAGAAGAGAAGCCGGGGGCGCCGCGGTGGGCGCGGACGCAAGGACAAG
Above is a window of Parvibaculum lavamentivorans DS-1 DNA encoding:
- a CDS encoding NADH:flavin oxidoreductase/NADH oxidase family protein, with the translated sequence MFDNVDISSPLTLPCGATLKNRIAKGAMTEGLGDSLNRATEGHARLYRRWAEGGAGMLLTGNVQIDRRCMERPGNVAIDGPQSNEAIAALRNYAKAGTVNDTHLWMQISHAGRQTPASVNKEPLAPSATPLAMPGGQFGTPRAMTGAEIENVIRRFAFAATVARDTGFTGIQVHGAHGYLISEFLSPDVNVRTDEWGGSLENRARLLLEVVRAIRAAVGADFPISVKLNSADFQRGGFSHEDAIRVAAWLNAEGLDLLEISGGTYEQPRLVGLDDMTLHPEKSETRKESTIAREAYFLEYAKDIRAAVTMPLMVTGGFRTLAGMNAALKSGTIDVVGLARPLCVDPAIPAMLLSGAAQATPAYEKTLRIGPGILGPHSRFNLVKAMNGWGQQGWFCLQLLRMGEGKDPDPKMGVFSAFRNYAKNEAKTAAALQRQ
- the gntA gene encoding guanitoxin biosynthesis heme-dependent pre-guanitoxin N-hydroxylase GntA, translated to MYGHETILDLTIFGDAMTQGKHSLCEEFRAFVRQTEFPCVGAKSALSRDQLVLMTAADIRCPADDRKIVDGIYAFLREHEARPRLFTSFAVVFQGPQDLGEMQFEQHLWERLSALHKLDAEDFAWSDEVSADPNSPDFGFSLGGHAFFIVGLHPGSSRTARRLPHPAIVFNLHEQFQNLRQNGQYNRIKETIIHRDAKLDGAPNPMIAEHGTVSEARQYSGRPVSGRWRCPFAR
- a CDS encoding DUF1989 domain-containing protein; this translates as MSEIKRIPPRSGVAFVLPRGARLKVTDPQGEQVADLVAYNRDDTGEVLSNGRTLDYLSKIYLTAGDPVYSNRSRIMFEIVEDKVGRHDFLLTPCSADTFRIIYGDKNPHRGCFGNLAEALAPYGIGPDRIPTAFNIFMNVPIDSETGVLKVEPPLSRAGDYLVIEAKMDIIVGLTACSAEQSNNYAFKPIDYEITEAD
- the parE gene encoding DNA topoisomerase IV subunit B — protein: MAARKTSKSDDTDDLFAAAPKAAKPARAPKGAPRDDGTYSAKDIEVLEGLEPVRRRPGMYIGGTDEKALHHLFAEVLDNSMDEAVAGHANWIEVTVSEDGSLTVADNGRGIPVDPHPKFKNKSALEVILTTLHSGGKFGGKAYETSGGLHGVGVSVVNALSDRFEVEVARDQTLYTQSYARGVPTTKLTDKGRTQNRRGTKITFHPDADIFGKGAHFIPKRLYKMARSKAYLFGGVEIRWNCAPSLIGEKDDTPVNDVLHFPGGLVDYLKASINGYDTVTAEPFTGKVSRAGSHGSVEWAIAWFGGGDGFLNSYCNTVPTAEGGTHEAGLRAALTKGLKAYADMVGNKKAAQIQAEDVLGTAGAMLSVFIREPEFQGQTKEKLASAEAQRLVERAIGDHFDHWLTAAPQQANKLLDWVIDRADDRLRRRQEKDVARKSATRKLRLPGKLADCSQSAADGSEIFLVEGDSAGGSAKQARDRASQAILPLRGKILNVASASGAKLAQSQQISDLIQALGVRTGSHYRQADLRYDKVIIMTDADVDGAHIASLLITFFYRELPELIREGHLYMAVPPLYKLTQGGKTLYARDDAHKDELLKAEFSGRGKVEISRFKGLGEMMPAQLKETTMARGKRTLMRVVVPEAEAKETSGAIERLMGNKPELRFQFIQEHAAFAHDLDI
- a CDS encoding sensor histidine kinase, which produces MTYEHASKTERGALAEAFGAAGKGQRRGGVLSAVDRLLGRLSAWTTSALLTAAAVIMALGLNWILSRIGLIDFTGQIVISTVIVTILVGFPIIIYSQFIIRELKTSRRTLRKMTERLAWAFDNAERANEAKSNFLANMSHELRTPLNAIIGFSDIIRFQRFGSVGNSRYQDYAKDINESGIHLLSIINDILDLAKIDAGHGTMEQEAEFSVRSAIDCAERMVRSLAERQEISLSTAAAETSAYLVGVERMVRQVLINVLSNAIKFTERGGSVTVAAEHRPNGNLVVSISDTGIGMSPDEVKVALTPFGQSGSALSRKHPGTGLGLPLAKAMMDMHGGRLMVRSMVGKGTTVTLVFPSGRVLRTSEKAVPLAGARQTG
- a CDS encoding DEAD/DEAH box helicase, giving the protein MTFDELGLAPEVLKAVSETGYTEPTPIQAQAIPHVLAGRDVLGIAQTGTGKTASFTLPMIDKLSRGRARARMPRSLILEPTRELAAQVAENFETYGKYNKLSMALLIGGVSFGDQEKKLDRGVDVLIATPGRLLDHCNRGKVLLTGVQILVIDEADRMLDMGFIPDIEEICKKLPFTRQTLFFSATMPPEIQRLTDTFLHNPERIEVARASSTSANIKQVLLKTTRDGKRDVLQRMIEEDNVKNAIIFCNRKRDVSVLERALSKSGLSAGAIHGDLDQSTRTRTLDGFRNGTIRLLVASDVAARGLDIPDVSHVFNYDVPSHAEDYVHRIGRTGRAGKSGTAVTLSTREDGKYLAAIEKLIGNPIPSGDVDVPAAPAEADASPAVAAEASTEMSVDEPKEEKRSRGRRGGRGRKDKADSVETVNAAAPAEPAVVQSAERARPEPAKAEERPARRERGGRDRDRDDDRPVVGLGDHVPAFILRAVKLPKKSKDTEEEMETEAEDA